A genomic stretch from Nocardia wallacei includes:
- the miaA gene encoding tRNA (adenosine(37)-N6)-dimethylallyltransferase MiaA: MAAGTPVVTTPIAVVGPTATGKSELALDLAQRLDGEIVNIDAMQLYRGMDIGTAKLPVAGRRGIPHHQLDVLEVTETATVATYQAAAAADVEAIRARGRTPVIVGGSMMYVQALLDQWEFPATDPQVRAKWEALLADGGVEAVHAALRTADPAAAATILPTDARRMVRALEVVELTGRPFAASQPRIGEPRWGTIILGIDRETAELDARIAARTATMFGLGLVDEVRGLIERGLREGRTARRALGYAQVLAYLDGEYDLEQARERTHFGTRRYVRRQRSWFRRDPRVHWLDGADPGLTTTALARVHAETRGCSTAPGSPNGNPR; the protein is encoded by the coding sequence ATGGCGGCCGGGACCCCGGTCGTGACCACCCCGATCGCCGTGGTCGGCCCCACCGCCACCGGCAAGTCCGAGCTGGCGCTGGACCTGGCACAGCGTCTGGACGGCGAGATCGTCAACATCGACGCCATGCAGCTCTACCGCGGCATGGACATCGGTACCGCGAAACTTCCGGTGGCCGGGCGCCGCGGCATCCCGCATCACCAGCTCGATGTCCTGGAGGTGACCGAAACCGCCACGGTCGCAACGTATCAGGCCGCCGCGGCCGCGGACGTGGAGGCGATCCGGGCGCGCGGCCGGACTCCGGTGATCGTGGGCGGCTCGATGATGTACGTGCAGGCGTTGCTGGACCAGTGGGAATTTCCCGCGACCGACCCGCAGGTGCGCGCGAAATGGGAGGCACTGCTGGCCGACGGCGGCGTCGAGGCGGTGCACGCCGCGCTGCGCACCGCCGACCCGGCGGCGGCCGCGACCATCCTGCCCACCGACGCCCGCCGCATGGTGCGGGCGCTGGAGGTGGTGGAGCTGACCGGGCGCCCGTTCGCCGCGTCCCAGCCGCGCATCGGCGAACCACGCTGGGGCACAATCATTCTCGGCATCGACCGGGAGACCGCGGAACTCGACGCCCGCATCGCCGCCCGGACGGCGACGATGTTCGGCCTCGGCCTGGTCGACGAGGTACGCGGCCTCATCGAGCGCGGCCTACGGGAAGGCCGGACCGCGCGGCGCGCCCTGGGGTACGCGCAGGTGCTGGCCTATCTCGACGGTGAGTACGACCTCGAACAGGCCCGGGAGCGAACCCATTTCGGCACCCGCCGCTACGTCCGCCGCCAGCGCTCCTGGTTTCGCCGCGACCCCCGGGTCCACTGGCTGGACGGCGCCGACCCGGGCCTGACGACCACGGCACTGGCTCGCGTGCACGCCGAGACGCGCGGCTGCAGTACGGCGCCCGGCAGCCCTAATGGCAACCCCCGATAG
- a CDS encoding DUF349 domain-containing protein translates to MTENSGTEKATHPDAGTAQRSSDSVAKRPTPADAAKPGATPRRPGVPKPGSRKPESPKPHAIKPAPGPAQEHPHPVVVPTVSDPSRWGRVDEDGTAWVRTADGERVVGSWQAGDAAEGLAHFGRRFDDLATEVALLEARLAAGTDARKTKTAALALAETLPTAAVIGDIDGLARRLQAIIEHSDEAAAHAKEEKERTRHEQTERKEALCAEAEQIATDSTQWKAAGDRLREILDEWKTIRGVDRKVDDALWRRFSKAREAFNRRRGAHFAELDRERAAAKARKEELCGRAEELSGSTDWAGTAAVFRELLTEWKSAGRAPREADEQLWRRFKSAQDVFFAARNAAASERDAEFEENAAAKEELLRTYEERIPADLDAGSAALDNARAALRELQEKWDAIGKVPRERMQDLEGKLRGIERRVRDAVDQQWRRTDPEAVARAAQFRERVAQFEEQAAKARAAGRARDEEKALEQAKQWREWAEAAEGAVSQR, encoded by the coding sequence ATGACCGAGAACAGCGGAACCGAGAAGGCTACCCATCCGGACGCGGGCACGGCGCAGCGGTCCAGCGACTCCGTCGCGAAACGGCCCACGCCCGCCGACGCGGCCAAGCCCGGCGCCACCCCCCGCCGGCCGGGCGTGCCGAAGCCGGGATCGCGGAAACCGGAGTCCCCCAAGCCGCATGCGATCAAACCCGCCCCGGGCCCCGCGCAGGAGCATCCGCATCCCGTCGTGGTGCCGACCGTCAGCGATCCCAGCAGGTGGGGCCGGGTCGACGAGGACGGCACCGCCTGGGTGCGCACCGCCGACGGCGAACGCGTCGTGGGCTCCTGGCAGGCCGGCGACGCGGCCGAGGGCCTGGCCCACTTCGGCCGCCGGTTCGACGACCTCGCCACCGAGGTGGCGCTACTGGAGGCGCGGCTGGCGGCCGGTACCGACGCCCGCAAGACCAAGACGGCCGCCCTCGCGCTTGCCGAAACGTTGCCGACCGCGGCGGTCATCGGTGATATCGACGGTCTGGCCCGCCGCCTGCAGGCGATCATCGAGCACTCCGACGAGGCGGCCGCCCACGCCAAGGAGGAGAAGGAGCGCACCCGCCACGAGCAGACCGAGCGCAAGGAGGCGCTGTGCGCGGAGGCCGAGCAGATCGCCACCGACTCCACCCAGTGGAAGGCCGCGGGTGACCGGCTGCGCGAGATCCTCGACGAGTGGAAGACCATCCGCGGCGTGGACCGCAAGGTCGACGACGCGCTGTGGCGGCGGTTCTCCAAGGCCCGCGAGGCGTTCAATCGCCGGCGCGGCGCGCACTTCGCCGAACTGGACCGGGAACGGGCGGCGGCCAAGGCACGCAAGGAGGAGCTGTGCGGGCGGGCCGAGGAGCTGTCCGGCTCGACCGACTGGGCCGGTACCGCCGCGGTCTTCCGCGAGCTGCTGACCGAATGGAAATCGGCGGGCCGCGCCCCGCGCGAGGCCGACGAGCAGCTGTGGCGCCGGTTCAAGAGCGCGCAGGACGTGTTCTTCGCCGCCCGCAACGCCGCGGCCTCCGAGCGCGACGCGGAATTCGAGGAGAACGCGGCCGCCAAGGAAGAACTGCTGCGCACCTATGAGGAACGGATCCCCGCCGACCTGGACGCCGGATCCGCGGCCCTCGACAACGCCCGCGCGGCCCTGCGCGAACTGCAGGAGAAGTGGGACGCGATCGGCAAGGTCCCGCGCGAGCGCATGCAGGACCTGGAGGGCAAGCTGCGCGGAATCGAGCGGCGGGTGCGCGACGCGGTCGACCAGCAGTGGCGACGCACCGATCCGGAGGCGGTGGCCCGGGCCGCGCAGTTCCGCGAGCGGGTGGCGCAGTTCGAGGAGCAGGCCGCCAAGGCGCGTGCCGCCGGCCGCGCGCGCGACGAGGAGAAGGCCCTCGAACAAGCCAAGCAGTGGCGAGAATGGGCGGAGGCCGCTGAGGGGGCGGTCAGCCAGCGCTGA
- the dapF gene encoding diaminopimelate epimerase: MSEQTESRDGRTGVAFAKGHGTQNDFVVLPDPDARLDLPAQRVAALCDRQRGIGADGVLRVARAGALVANGVLAELPENVTADDWFMDYRNADGSIAEMCGNGVRVFAHYVVSTGLDARTEFVVGSRAGARPVTVHAAGPVHGEVTVAMGPVRVLGESTATIGGHALRGLGIDVGNPHLACVDAESTADGLAKLDLGVPPGFDPELFPHGVNIEILTALDAAGAVDMRVYERGVGETRSCGTGTVAAAAAALARQGFALDSDRGEVRVRVPGGAVVVTFDGGSAWLRGPSELVASGHLAADWWYGA, translated from the coding sequence ATGAGCGAGCAGACCGAATCGCGCGACGGCCGCACCGGCGTCGCGTTCGCGAAGGGGCACGGCACCCAGAACGATTTCGTCGTGCTACCCGACCCGGACGCCCGGCTGGACCTGCCGGCGCAGCGCGTGGCCGCCCTGTGCGATAGGCAGCGCGGTATCGGCGCCGACGGTGTGCTGCGGGTCGCGCGCGCCGGAGCGCTGGTCGCGAACGGCGTGCTGGCCGAACTGCCCGAGAACGTCACCGCCGACGACTGGTTCATGGATTACCGCAACGCAGACGGCTCCATCGCCGAGATGTGCGGTAACGGCGTGCGGGTCTTCGCGCACTACGTGGTGTCGACCGGATTGGACGCCCGCACCGAGTTCGTCGTCGGCAGCCGCGCCGGTGCGCGCCCGGTCACCGTGCACGCGGCGGGCCCCGTGCACGGCGAGGTCACCGTCGCCATGGGCCCGGTGCGAGTGCTGGGCGAATCCACCGCCACGATCGGTGGCCACGCGCTGCGAGGGCTCGGCATCGACGTCGGCAACCCCCATCTGGCCTGCGTGGACGCTGAGTCGACGGCCGACGGGCTGGCCAAGCTGGACCTGGGCGTGCCGCCCGGTTTCGACCCCGAACTGTTCCCGCACGGCGTGAACATCGAGATCCTCACCGCGCTGGACGCCGCGGGCGCGGTGGACATGCGGGTCTACGAGCGCGGAGTCGGCGAGACCCGCTCGTGCGGCACGGGGACCGTCGCGGCGGCGGCCGCCGCCCTGGCGCGCCAGGGCTTCGCGCTCGACAGCGATCGCGGCGAGGTGCGGGTGCGAGTGCCCGGCGGCGCCGTGGTCGTCACCTTCGACGGCGGTTCGGCGTGGCTGCGCGGTCCGTCGGAACTCGTCGCCTCCGGCCACCTGGCCGCGGACTGGTGGTACGGGGCCTGA
- a CDS encoding amino acid ABC transporter permease yields MSSGASVLFDAPGPRARVRHAVYSVLVAAVIAALLWLVIAKLSDKGQLTAAKWKPFIDGEVWETYILPGLRGTVVAAALSIVFALAIGMIFGLLRLSDHRSVRIVAGAIVEFARAIPVLILMIFLYAVISKYDLTDSSQYALTAVVIALTVYNGSVIAEIVRSGIRSLPKGQTEAAVALGLRKGQMMRIILLPQAITAMLPAIVSQMVVALKDTALGYQITYQEIVRQGQQLGAAEQNTVPSLIVVAVIMIALNWSLTRFATWLEKRLRSRRKGRTVVPAAAALTDAAPGMDLTKSR; encoded by the coding sequence ATGAGCTCAGGCGCCTCGGTCCTGTTCGACGCGCCCGGCCCCAGGGCGCGGGTGCGGCACGCCGTCTACTCGGTGCTGGTCGCCGCGGTGATCGCCGCACTTCTCTGGCTCGTGATCGCGAAGCTCTCCGACAAAGGGCAGCTCACCGCGGCGAAATGGAAGCCGTTCATCGACGGCGAAGTGTGGGAGACCTACATCCTGCCCGGCCTGCGCGGCACCGTCGTGGCCGCGGCGCTGTCGATCGTCTTCGCGCTGGCGATCGGGATGATCTTCGGCCTGCTGCGATTGTCGGACCACCGCAGCGTACGCATCGTGGCGGGCGCGATCGTCGAATTCGCCCGGGCCATCCCCGTGCTGATTCTCATGATCTTCCTGTACGCGGTGATCTCGAAGTACGACCTCACCGACTCCAGCCAGTACGCGCTGACCGCGGTCGTGATCGCGCTGACCGTCTACAACGGCTCGGTCATCGCCGAGATCGTCCGCTCGGGCATCCGATCGCTGCCCAAGGGCCAAACCGAAGCGGCCGTCGCGCTGGGCCTGCGCAAGGGCCAGATGATGCGGATCATTCTGCTGCCGCAGGCGATTACGGCCATGCTGCCCGCCATCGTGTCGCAGATGGTGGTGGCGTTGAAGGACACGGCGCTGGGCTATCAGATCACCTATCAGGAGATCGTGCGCCAAGGCCAGCAACTCGGTGCGGCGGAGCAGAACACCGTCCCGTCGCTGATCGTCGTGGCGGTCATCATGATCGCGCTGAACTGGTCGCTGACCAGATTCGCCACCTGGCTGGAGAAGCGGCTGCGATCGCGGCGCAAGGGCCGTACGGTGGTCCCGGCCGCCGCGGCGCTCACCGATGCGGCGCCCGGGATGGATCTGACCAAATCTCGCTGA
- a CDS encoding nitroreductase family deazaflavin-dependent oxidoreductase has protein sequence MDVREINKRVIAQYRAGAEIEGMRRDRLLLLTTTGRRSGAPHTTPMMFHRDGDRVLVIASNQGAPRHPEWYLNLSADPAVTVELGDETYSATAQPLRDEDYDRVWADITRRYPFFADHEKQAGRTIPVVALRRMP, from the coding sequence ATGGATGTGCGGGAGATCAACAAGCGGGTGATCGCGCAGTACCGCGCGGGCGCCGAGATCGAGGGCATGCGCCGGGACCGGTTGCTGCTGCTCACCACGACCGGCCGCCGCTCGGGCGCGCCACACACGACGCCGATGATGTTCCACCGCGACGGCGACCGGGTACTGGTGATCGCCTCCAACCAGGGCGCGCCCCGCCACCCGGAGTGGTACCTGAACCTGTCCGCCGACCCGGCCGTCACGGTGGAACTCGGCGACGAAACCTATTCGGCCACAGCGCAACCGCTGCGGGACGAGGACTACGACCGAGTCTGGGCCGACATCACCCGGCGCTACCCATTCTTCGCCGACCACGAGAAGCAGGCCGGTCGCACGATCCCGGTGGTCGCGCTGCGCCGCATGCCGTGA
- a CDS encoding glutamate ABC transporter substrate-binding protein, whose amino-acid sequence MRITRALQIGIGALAVAVAATGCGGGSSKTAVENAADGKLTIGVKFDQPGLSLRNKDGSFSGFDIDVAKYVAGKLGVAEDEITFKEAPSAQRETLIQNRQVDFVVGTYSITDQRKEKVDFAGPYYLAGQSLLIRADNTAITGPESLNGGKKLCSVRGSTPAQNIQKNYANDVQLQEYDTYSLCVEALKAGAVDALTTDDIILAGFAAQNPGQLKLAGKPFTTEKYGIGVKKGDTESRGRINDAIEAMINDGAWKASLDKNFGSTGFQPSAPPQVDRY is encoded by the coding sequence ATGAGGATCACCCGTGCATTGCAAATCGGAATAGGCGCCCTCGCCGTGGCGGTCGCCGCAACAGGTTGTGGCGGAGGCAGTTCCAAAACCGCCGTCGAGAACGCCGCCGACGGCAAACTGACCATCGGCGTGAAGTTCGACCAGCCCGGCCTGAGCCTGCGCAACAAGGACGGCTCGTTCTCCGGCTTCGATATCGACGTCGCCAAGTATGTCGCCGGCAAGCTGGGTGTGGCGGAGGACGAGATCACGTTCAAGGAGGCGCCGTCGGCGCAGCGGGAGACGTTGATCCAGAACCGGCAGGTGGATTTCGTGGTCGGTACGTACTCGATCACCGACCAGCGCAAGGAGAAGGTCGACTTCGCCGGGCCGTACTACCTGGCCGGCCAGAGCCTGCTCATTCGCGCGGACAACACCGCCATTACCGGCCCGGAGTCGCTCAACGGCGGAAAGAAGCTCTGCTCGGTGCGTGGTTCCACTCCGGCACAGAACATTCAGAAGAATTACGCCAACGACGTGCAGCTGCAGGAGTACGACACCTATTCGCTGTGTGTCGAGGCCCTGAAGGCGGGCGCGGTGGACGCGCTGACCACCGACGACATCATCCTGGCCGGCTTCGCCGCGCAGAACCCGGGTCAACTGAAGCTGGCCGGTAAGCCGTTCACCACCGAGAAGTACGGCATCGGCGTGAAGAAGGGCGACACCGAGTCGCGCGGCAGGATCAACGACGCCATCGAGGCGATGATCAACGACGGCGCCTGGAAGGCCTCGCTGGACAAGAACTTCGGTAGCACCGGGTTCCAGCCCTCGGCCCCGCCGCAGGTCGACCGGTACTGA
- a CDS encoding amino acid ABC transporter ATP-binding protein, producing MISMRDVQKHFGALHVLQDINLEVPKGQVVIVLGPSGSGKSTLCRTINRLEPIDSGTIAVDGVELPAEGRALAKLRADVGMVFQSFNLFAHKTILENVMLAPIKVRRVDKKQAREKAMELLERVDIADQAEKYPAQLSGGQQQRVAIARALAMNPKVMLFDEPTSALDPEMVNEVLEVMVSLAKEGMTMLVVTHEMGFARRAGDRVLFMADGRIMEDAAPEAFFTAPRSDRAKDFLGKILSH from the coding sequence ATGATCTCGATGCGTGATGTGCAAAAGCATTTCGGCGCTCTGCACGTGCTGCAGGACATCAACCTCGAGGTGCCCAAGGGGCAGGTCGTGATCGTGCTGGGCCCGTCGGGGTCCGGGAAGTCGACGCTGTGCCGCACCATCAACCGCCTCGAACCCATCGATTCCGGCACCATCGCCGTCGACGGTGTGGAACTGCCCGCCGAGGGCCGGGCCCTGGCCAAGCTGCGCGCCGACGTCGGCATGGTGTTCCAGTCGTTCAATCTGTTCGCGCACAAGACGATTCTCGAGAATGTGATGCTCGCGCCGATCAAGGTGCGCCGCGTCGACAAGAAGCAGGCCCGCGAGAAGGCGATGGAACTGCTGGAACGGGTAGACATCGCCGACCAGGCGGAGAAGTACCCGGCCCAGCTGTCCGGCGGGCAGCAGCAGCGCGTCGCCATCGCACGCGCGCTGGCGATGAACCCCAAGGTGATGCTGTTCGACGAGCCCACCTCCGCATTGGATCCGGAGATGGTCAACGAGGTGCTCGAGGTGATGGTGTCCTTGGCCAAGGAAGGGATGACCATGCTGGTGGTCACCCACGAGATGGGCTTCGCTCGCCGTGCCGGCGACCGGGTGTTGTTCATGGCGGACGGTCGGATCATGGAGGACGCCGCACCGGAGGCGTTCTTCACCGCACCGCGTTCCGACCGTGCCAAGGATTTTCTCGGCAAGATCTTGAGTCACTGA
- a CDS encoding amino acid ABC transporter permease, translated as MTIKLTLLSTVGALILGVIVAAMRVSPVPVARWVGTAYVTLFRNTPLTLILVFCSLGVYTTLGVQLSGDSNNLNFLATNNFRFAIVGLSIYTAAFVCESLRSGINTVPLGQSEAGRSLGLTFGQNLRYIVLPQAFRSVIAPLGSVLIALTKNSTIAAVIGVAEAARLMSVMIENEADIIVVGAIFALAFVILTLPVGLLFGWLARKYEVKR; from the coding sequence ATGACCATCAAGTTGACCCTGTTGTCGACGGTCGGCGCATTGATCCTCGGTGTCATCGTGGCCGCGATGCGGGTATCGCCGGTGCCGGTGGCGCGCTGGGTGGGCACCGCCTACGTGACCCTCTTCCGCAACACACCCCTGACCCTGATCCTCGTCTTCTGCTCGCTGGGCGTCTACACCACCCTCGGCGTTCAGTTGTCCGGCGACAGTAACAATCTGAACTTCCTGGCCACCAACAACTTTCGCTTCGCCATAGTCGGTTTGTCCATCTACACCGCGGCTTTCGTGTGCGAGTCGTTGCGCTCGGGCATCAACACGGTGCCGCTGGGGCAGTCGGAGGCGGGTCGCTCGCTCGGGCTGACGTTCGGCCAGAACTTGCGGTATATCGTCCTTCCGCAGGCGTTTCGGTCGGTCATCGCACCGCTGGGCAGCGTGCTGATCGCGCTGACCAAGAACTCCACCATCGCGGCGGTGATCGGTGTCGCCGAGGCCGCGAGGTTGATGTCGGTAATGATCGAGAACGAAGCCGACATCATCGTCGTGGGCGCGATCTTCGCCCTGGCCTTCGTCATCCTGACCCTGCCTGTCGGCCTGCTGTTCGGTTGGCTGGCAAGAAAATATGAGGTGAAGCGATGA
- the hflX gene encoding GTPase HflX: MSKPETYEFTPIEELDDTAADRDGWTSDPTVGELQLEDRSALRRVAGLSTELADITEVEYRQLRLERVVLVGVWTEGTAAQADASMSELAALAETAGSEVLEALIQRRDKPDPATYIGSGKAEELRAVVLDTGADTVICDGELTPAQLTALEKVVKVKVIDRTALILDIFAQHATSREGKAQVSLAQMEYMLPRLRGWGESMSRQAGGRAGGAGGGVGTRGPGETKIETDRRRIRERMSKLRREIKEMKTARDTKRARRSSSGVPAVAIVGYTNAGKSSLMNALTGAGILVQDALFATLDPTTRRAALEDGREVVFTDTVGFVRHLPTQLVEAFRSTLEEVTGADLLLHVVDGSDPLPAGQIKAVREVITEVLRESNATSPPELLVVNKIDALTPGELAQLRAQLPQAVFVSARTGAGLTDLRDRLAEVLGALDVEVSVLLPYTRGDLLARIHADGRLLDSQHEEGGTRIRARVPASLAAVLSEYAHAGTAHLPG, from the coding sequence ATGAGTAAACCAGAAACGTACGAGTTCACCCCGATCGAGGAGCTCGACGACACCGCAGCGGACCGCGACGGCTGGACTTCCGATCCGACCGTCGGCGAACTGCAACTCGAGGACCGCAGCGCCTTGCGCCGCGTCGCCGGGCTGTCCACCGAACTCGCCGACATCACCGAGGTCGAGTACCGGCAGCTGCGCTTGGAGCGCGTCGTGCTGGTCGGTGTCTGGACCGAGGGCACCGCGGCGCAGGCCGATGCCAGCATGAGCGAACTCGCCGCACTCGCCGAGACCGCGGGTTCGGAGGTGCTGGAGGCGCTCATCCAGCGTCGCGACAAGCCCGACCCGGCAACCTACATCGGCTCCGGCAAGGCCGAGGAGCTGCGCGCCGTCGTGCTCGACACCGGCGCCGACACCGTGATCTGCGACGGTGAGCTGACCCCCGCGCAGCTGACCGCGCTGGAGAAGGTCGTCAAGGTCAAGGTCATCGACCGGACCGCGCTGATCCTGGACATCTTCGCCCAGCACGCCACCTCCCGCGAGGGCAAGGCGCAGGTGTCGCTGGCGCAGATGGAATACATGCTGCCGCGGCTGCGCGGCTGGGGTGAGTCGATGTCCCGGCAGGCCGGTGGCCGCGCCGGTGGCGCCGGTGGCGGCGTGGGTACCCGCGGTCCCGGTGAGACCAAGATCGAAACCGATCGCCGTCGCATCCGCGAGCGCATGTCCAAGCTGCGCCGCGAGATCAAGGAGATGAAGACCGCCCGCGACACCAAGCGCGCGCGGCGAAGCTCCAGCGGGGTCCCGGCGGTCGCGATCGTCGGCTACACCAACGCCGGGAAATCCAGTCTGATGAACGCGCTCACCGGCGCGGGCATCCTGGTCCAGGACGCGCTGTTCGCCACCCTCGATCCGACCACGCGCCGCGCCGCCCTCGAGGACGGCCGCGAAGTGGTGTTCACCGACACCGTCGGTTTCGTCCGGCACCTGCCCACCCAGCTGGTGGAGGCGTTCCGCTCGACGCTGGAAGAGGTGACGGGCGCCGATCTGCTGCTGCATGTGGTCGACGGTTCCGATCCGCTGCCGGCCGGTCAGATCAAGGCCGTGCGCGAGGTGATCACCGAGGTGCTGCGGGAGTCGAACGCGACCAGCCCGCCGGAACTGTTGGTGGTCAACAAGATCGACGCCTTGACGCCGGGCGAACTGGCGCAACTGCGGGCCCAGCTGCCCCAGGCCGTGTTCGTGTCGGCACGCACCGGCGCGGGGCTCACGGACCTGCGCGACCGGCTGGCCGAGGTGCTCGGCGCGCTGGACGTGGAGGTGAGCGTGCTGTTGCCGTACACCCGCGGCGACCTGCTCGCCCGCATCCATGCCGACGGCCGGCTGCTCGACTCCCAGCACGAGGAGGGCGGCACCCGCATCCGAGCCCGCGTCCCCGCCTCCTTGGCGGCGGTGCTGTCGGAATACGCCCACGCGGGAACGGCGCACCTGCCGGGCTGA
- the miaB gene encoding tRNA (N6-isopentenyl adenosine(37)-C2)-methylthiotransferase MiaB, which translates to MNVHDSERLSGLLEDAGYVRAMPGATADLVVFNTCAVRENADNKLYGTLGHLAPVKAERPGMQIAVGGCLAQKDRDTVVRKAPWVDVVFGTHNIGSLPVLLERARHNEQAQVEILESLEAFPSTLPAKRESAYAGWVSISVGCNNTCTFCIVPSLRGKEVDRRPGDVLAEVQALVEQGVLEVTLLGQNVNSYGINFADPDEHRDRGAFAKLLRACGHIEGLERVRFTSPHPAEFTDDVIEAMAQTPNVCPQLHMPLQSGSDRVLKAMRRSYRKARYLGIIEKVRAAMPHAAITTDIIVGFPGETEEDFQQTLDVVRQARFTSAFTFQYSIRPGTPAATMADQVPKAVVQERYDRLVALQEQVSLESNQALIGTEVELLVAAGAGKKNAATARMSGRARDGRLVHFRPPAGDTGRPGDIVTVDITGAAPHHLIADGVLHSHRRTRAGDAHERGILPKTAPIGVGLGIPRIGAPEPVAASAGCDAGCGV; encoded by the coding sequence ATGAACGTGCACGACTCCGAACGCCTGTCGGGCCTGCTCGAGGACGCCGGATACGTCCGGGCCATGCCCGGCGCGACGGCGGATCTCGTCGTGTTCAACACCTGTGCGGTGCGCGAGAACGCCGACAACAAGCTCTACGGCACGCTGGGCCACCTGGCGCCGGTCAAGGCCGAGCGGCCGGGCATGCAGATCGCGGTCGGCGGCTGCCTGGCGCAGAAGGACCGCGACACGGTCGTGCGCAAGGCGCCGTGGGTCGACGTCGTGTTCGGTACGCACAACATCGGCTCGCTGCCGGTACTGCTGGAGCGCGCCCGGCACAACGAACAGGCGCAGGTCGAGATCCTCGAATCGCTCGAGGCGTTTCCCTCGACCCTGCCCGCCAAGCGGGAGTCCGCCTATGCCGGGTGGGTGTCGATCTCGGTGGGCTGCAACAACACCTGCACCTTCTGCATCGTGCCCTCGCTGCGCGGCAAGGAGGTCGACCGTCGTCCGGGTGACGTGCTCGCCGAGGTGCAGGCGCTGGTCGAGCAGGGTGTGCTGGAGGTGACGCTGCTGGGTCAGAACGTGAACTCCTACGGGATCAACTTCGCCGACCCCGACGAGCACCGCGACCGTGGGGCGTTCGCGAAACTGCTGCGCGCCTGCGGGCACATCGAGGGGCTGGAGCGGGTGCGCTTCACCTCGCCGCATCCGGCGGAATTCACCGACGACGTCATCGAGGCGATGGCGCAGACGCCGAACGTGTGCCCGCAGTTGCACATGCCGTTGCAGTCGGGCTCCGATCGCGTGCTGAAGGCCATGCGGCGGTCCTACCGCAAGGCGCGGTACCTCGGGATCATCGAGAAGGTGCGTGCCGCCATGCCGCACGCGGCCATCACCACCGACATCATCGTCGGCTTCCCGGGCGAGACCGAGGAGGACTTCCAGCAGACCCTGGATGTGGTGCGGCAGGCGCGGTTCACCAGCGCCTTCACCTTCCAGTACTCGATCCGCCCCGGCACGCCCGCCGCCACCATGGCCGACCAGGTGCCCAAGGCGGTGGTGCAGGAGCGCTACGACCGGCTCGTCGCGCTGCAGGAGCAGGTGTCGCTGGAGTCGAATCAGGCGCTGATCGGTACCGAGGTCGAGTTGCTGGTCGCCGCGGGCGCGGGCAAGAAGAACGCCGCCACCGCACGGATGAGCGGGCGGGCTCGCGACGGGCGGCTGGTGCACTTCCGGCCGCCCGCCGGCGACACCGGCCGCCCGGGTGACATCGTCACAGTCGACATCACCGGTGCGGCCCCGCATCATCTGATCGCCGACGGCGTACTCCACAGCCATCGCCGCACCCGCGCCGGTGACGCTCACGAACGCGGCATCCTGCCCAAGACCGCGCCCATCGGCGTCGGCCTGGGCATTCCGCGCATCGGCGCGCCCGAACCGGTGGCCGCGAGCGCGGGCTGCGACGCGGGCTGCGGGGTCTGA